The sequence below is a genomic window from Melospiza georgiana isolate bMelGeo1 chromosome 6, bMelGeo1.pri, whole genome shotgun sequence.
CCCTGCGGCCCTCGCTGCCGCGTCCCGTCCCGCACCTGCCGGGGGTGCAGTCCCGGCCGCTGTGGCCGGCAGAAGGGACACGCACCCATCCGCACCGCGGGGCCCGGCAGCGCCCGGCCGGAGAGGCGCACGCCCCGCCCGGCCCGTACCATACGTGCGGCGGCTCCCGCAGGCGGTGGAAGCGGGAGGCGAAGCTGAGGAGGGTGACGAGGGCCAgggcggccgggcgggcggcggcgggcggggcggggcgcggcggcaCTCCCGGCCCCCGGCGGGGCTCCCGCTGCCGCGGCGGCATCCGCGGGCACCCGCCGCGCGCTGCACCGCGCCGGGCGCGGCGCATGCTGGGCCGGAGtgcggcggggcgcggggcaCGCCGGGGGATGCAGTCCCGGCCGTGCGGTGCCCGCAGCCGCCGAGCCCTGAGCGCGGGCCGGGACGGCGAtgagcgccgccgccgccgccgccaagGTACGCGGAGCTGGCTCCGCGCTCTCCCCGCGGGCGGGAGGGGAGCGGGGGGGCGATGGACGGCCGGTGGGAGCGGGGCTTGGGGCGGCGGCTCTCCGCCTTCGGCCGGCCCGGGCCTCGCTCGGTTCGGCCTCGTCGCCGGTTGTGGCTTGTGGTGCCCCGGGAAGGCCGGGACGGCGGGTCCCGGGAGGAgcgcgcccccgccgccctGGCCGGCACCCGTGTGTCTGTCGCAGTGGAAAGCAAGGAATTTAACCCCGTGCTAAATAAAATGATTCAGTGTGCTGGTGCTTTTAGCCGTGCTCCTTACTTAGTATATTTTATTGGCGTGCACTGTTCACACCAATTGCTGCTGAAGAGTTACTGAGAATTTAGGAGCAAATCTgttctttctgctttccattTGAACCCAGCAGAGGACAAGCTGTGCCTTTCGGGCACCGAGGTGTCCCCTAGGGCAGCCCCCAAGGAGCAGTGCGTGTGTGCAggctgctgggcttggtgggtCTCAGGAAAGGTGAGAGATTTGGCCTTTCCAAGTGCATCCCATATTTCGCCTGGAAAGAGGTGATACCCAGAGTAGACCGTACTACTCTGAAGAAGACAGAAAACGTAAGAGGTCCACATACAAAGTTAGGGGCGTTTCTTCTGTCTTTCACAACAGGGAAGTGTGTTTCCCAAATTTTTACTCTGGACTGGTATTTAAGCCCAAAGTTTCCTCACTGATTGccagaaatgaaaacagaacCAAACCAGAACTCTCAGTAGACATCAAGCAAACTCTGTCCTCCTGCATCATCCCAGCTCAACCAGGCTAAACTGCAGCGTTTGGGGATTTTATCCCACGGGGttgaaaatgcaggaaattcTTTCCTGAGACCTCCCTGGACCATACTCAGCATTTCCTCAGAGGAAATGCTGACAGTGTCGCTCTGGGATCTGTCCACTAAGGACAAAACATTTCTGTTGTCTGTAGTCTTAGCTGATTATTTTTGCCTGTGATCTGCCCTGCTGCTAGGAGCAAAACAGCATGAACTCAAGAGATCACTCCATGCCCCAGCCTCTGGAGACAGTTCCCAGCTGAACGATGGGTTGGTTTCCATGCTCTTTTTGATGAAATCCCCAGGGCCTTGAAATTATAGAGCAATGCAATTAGCATAGCACAGTTTATTCAAAATGATAGCATGGGCTGTAAAACCCAAAAAGAACTGCAGAGAGAATCAAGAGAAATGTCTCTGCTGGCTGAGAGGCCAGAGTCCAAAATAGACATAGTGAAGGACATGAATTTCTGAGCCAAAAAATCATTAGCAAGGTCCTCAGGAAATGCAAGTAAAATTAGTATCTCATGACTGctctattttctcttttgaagccatagtttctgtttctttccctgAAACTCACCAGGCTAGACATTTGAAAAATGAACATAGCTGATATTTCTAATGGCCTGATCCAGGGAGAATTTTAGAAAATTAGTAAATATTTTATCCACTTAAGTGTTACCAGCGTTTCCATCTCTTTCCTCCTCACTTATAAATCTGAGTAATTTAGTGAAAGACATACCTCATTTGAAGTTATTTGAGCCAAACTGTAAGAGAAGCATGAACTATACAAAGAGGATTGGAGCACAGAGATCACCAGTGTCTCTGGTGTTCTGTTGACAGACTATAATTGAGCATATCTGTGCATTCTTTTGTCTTGCTGCTAAGTCTCTGAGAAATCTTCTATGCATTTTGGGTGGGTAGAGACAGAGAGACCTATGGCGTGCCATGAGATCTGTGTAAGCAAGGAGAAACATGATTACAGGTTTATTTAGAGACATACAGGGATACCAATTTCCTGTGTGGAAAGAAAAAGCtctgacacaaaaaaaaagtgcagtCTTTTATTTTACACGGAGTTGGTCTGAGGCCAGAGTAGCAGCTTTCTCCCATATCTGCAATGTAGAAAATCCCCTGTACTGGCCAATACTGGTGGGAGGGGAGCTACAGGAGCACACAATGGAATCTTCCTGCAAAGGCAGCCCATTCCCAGAGCTAGCAATCATTCCctagtgaaaaataaattctgcatgcagctttggttttaattttttgttctcCAGGGTTAGATTTCTGCATTGGCAACTGGTGACAGCTTGTGAGGCTCTCCAGACACCTTATTTATTTCTGGATGAAAAGCTATGGAAATAAGAATGGTTCCCAAATGTGCTTCCAAGCTTAAATCTTGTTAATGGTTTTGATatcagggctgggagagggtgACTGCAGCGACTCAGGATTGAATCCAATTGGCTGGTTTTTGTGTCCTGGGCACAAACTGGGGGCAAAGTCCTTATTGGTTTTAAGAGAGAAGCCTTTCCCCATGCCAGCTGAgttaaaagggaaaacacagagGTTGTTTTTATTTCGTGGAGGCAACTGCACACATTTTCCATGGCATCTGAAAAGGTGAGTTTGGACAGGGTAGAAGCATCTGGGAAGGCTGCCTTAGTCTCATAGTTCAGGTAGAGATGAATTGTCTGTCTTCATGGCTTTCATCtcaaacagcagaaaattttATTGTTTGGAAAGAAATCTGGCTTTTGCCTGCATGGCTGCAAAACCTATTTCATATCATACAAATACCCAGGTGCTTGGCACAATCAGTACAGAAATTGTTTCAGAAATCTAAGATGGGACAGAAGTTAGCAATATTGGATAGGGACAAAGAGGGAAGCTTTACAGGGACTAATTTCAAGCTCATTTCTGCATTGCTGGAAACATCAGGTGCAACTGGATAATGAGAAGGCTATTATGAGAGACAGTGATGCTACCTGTATGCCCAAATCAGGAACAGTTACTTTCAGAAAGGAGCCCACTCCTCCAAACATTGCTCTCCCCTTTGAGTCCCTGAAATGCCTTCTGCTCATGCATTCTTTTCCTTACATTCAATACCCTGGTGCTCCCAGCATATAACCTTTTATCTTTCTCTCCCCAGCCAGTACTTTACAGCTATTTCCGAAGTTCCTGTTCTTGGAGAGTGCGAATCGGTAAGAACCAGTGttcatctcttctttttttgtctcAGTATTGCAGCATCCTCCCCTTCACTTGCCCAATTAATCAATCACTTATTAACAGAGAGGTCAGCAAGCATGAGCCTGGAACAGTGAGGCATCTCCCCATGGGGAGGGTGGGGAAGAGAACATCTTACCTGCAGCAGGTGGAATAGAGGGGAACGGATAAGAGGGCTTCATGATACTACCTCAGACTCTGGCCTGCCCAGGTCATGACAGCTAAGCAGGGTTGGGAATGGTCTTGTACTGAGACTGAGACAGAAAGGTTTTAAAGCTGAGCACATGGTCCTGCCCTCTATAAGCTGAATCAGAAAGGGCTGTGCTGCAAAGAGTTGCAAAGcttattttgaaaaatgcagtgGTTTTGGCAGGACTGCTCTTTAGTACTTTGGTCCTTCGTGTGCCAGAGCACTGTGAGGGTCATTTTTCCAAATGTAGATGCTAACATTCTCCTGAGCCCATTACCAATGAAACTGGTCCCAGTGTAGCTATCTGAAGCTGTACACTCTGCTCTCCCTAGCACTGGCTCTGAAAGGAATTTCTTATGACCTGGTCCCAGTGAACCTCATTAAGGATGGAGGACAGCAGGTAAGGATAAAAATACCACTGCTCTCTCCAGGGTACTGAACTTGGGGATCATTAGGAGACTTGAGATTAGCACTAGAAAGTTCACAGACAAAGTTATTGAATTCCTCACCATTTCTTTGTAATTAATAGTTGCTTTCAGGCAGTATTCCCTGCCATGTGAGACAGGAGGAGAATATGACTGCAGGAGACTAGaggctttttcctctctcagaCATTTGTGACTGAGTCCCTAAGGCTGAAGATCTTTTGCTTACCATGATACAACTAAATATATCTCAAGCACAGACTTCAGAGAAGCTGCCCCACACTTTAAACAGACTCAGCCTGATTCAATTAGCAACAGAAGatgcagggaggcagggatgtCCGAGAGATGCTAAAATATATTGCAGGAGGCTGAAAAGGGTCTGCAAAAGGAAGAGGTGGCTTCCCAAAAGAGATCTTCACTGAGGCCTTGCTTGGGGATCCATAGGAGGGAGTTGTGCACCTCGTGGTACCATGGGCTCAATGGGCTGGTATGGGCTAGGAAGAGTTGGACAACTGGGACAGTAATGGTGGCACTGATGCAGTACCACTGGGCATTGCAGTGGTGCTTTATCAAGAGATAATGCAGTCTGGGCCAGGATGCAGTGATCCCTAGTGCCCTAGTGAGAGCTTAGTAGGCTAATAGTACAGCATAATTTACTGCAAAGATTAATATTAAGgtagagagaaaaagaagaacgaaaaaaaaattggtaacTGGGTTCTGggagaagaaaacaaggaagaagAATTTCTTATTGCTGTAGAGTAATTTCAGGTTTGTTTCCACAGTTTTCTGCTGAATTCAAGGCACTGAATCCAATGCAGCAAGTCCCAGCCTTGAAAATTGATGGCATCACCCTTTCTCAGTCGGTGAGTTATGAGTCACATCCCTGTTAACCTTTCACTCCAGCCTGCTGCCCAATCTGAATGGGATAGCTTTATCCCATCTTTTTCCCCAGAGCTCTCACCTATACATGGGAAAAGAGGTGGCATTTATGGTCCCACTTGGGAACAGAAATAGCACATATTCCCTGATGGGAAACTACTGTCAAGGATTAAAGTTCAATTCTCCACCTTTCACTAAGCAGTTTGTAATCTGACTTCGATGGCTGTTCCATGGTTTGCCTGAAATTACAGCTGGATGAAATGACAAGGTCACAGGCAGATGTCACAGGGGTTATTCTGTTCTTTGGGTTGGTAACAAACTGCATTCAAAAGCTGTTGCATTGTCTTGGATCAGCTCCCCTTTCCCAGGTGTCCAGGATGTGAAGTTTTCCTCGGCTCTGCAATAACCTCCCATTATCTCTTTGTTCATTACAGCTAGCTATAATTAATTACCTAGAAGAGACACATCCTAACCCCAGGCTCCTGCCCCAAGATCCAAAGAAGAGAGCCAAAGTCAGAATGATCGCTGATCACATTGCCTCTGGCATTCAGCCACTCCAGGTACTGCCATGTCAGATCCATGCAAGTGAGAAAATCAGAAAGGATTTCTGTCTCTGAAATTCTCAGTCTCCTTAAATTGTTGCCAGCCAACCAGGTGGCAGAATTTCAGACTGGTGTGCTAGCAGATAAAATCTGCTTAATCTCTGCCTGATCTAGAGATCAATGGCACCAATACTGTATTTCCAATACAGCAAATACTACAGCATCCGAGGGTTCTTTCCAGAAAGAGCTGAATCCATATGGTTTTACTGCTGAGTCTAGGATGTTTTAGGGAGAAGATAATTGAGCAGCTGAAAGGGAAGAGGCAAAGGGATAGCCTGGCAACTGTTACAGAAGGGTAGTGCCAAGAGAAGGATACAGCAGGGTGCATGATTCAGTGCAGGTGAGGTCAGGGCTGACCCAACCAAGTGAACACAGGCCAGCCTTGGCAACTGAGTTCAGACAACCTCTGAACTCAGGAGTCCACCCTTGGCAACCCCTCATCTCCCCTCTCCTCCACTGAATGACGAAGTGGGTAAGATCCAGCCAACAGTAGTTATCTAACCTAGAGATTGCTTTGTCTTCACAGAACCTGAATGTCCTGAAAcaaatgggggagaaaaaaatggaatggGCTCAGAACTGTATCATGTCTGGTTTTCAAGGTACATCCCACATCCAAAATGATCAGTATTTCACCTGACCTTACAAAATGCTACACCCTGGCATTCTACTCATCTTTTTCAAGTAGAACCACAGATATGCCTAGGCTGGTGTGCTGGGGTCCTGCCTTGCTGGCAGAGACagtgctctccctgcccagagTCACTTGTCCAGGACTGGTAGCTCCCCAGAATCTCAGAGGAAAGATGTGCCCAGAACACTTCCACTGCTGCACATGGAAGAGGGGAACCTGATAccatcctgcacattgcagcAGTTGATTCATTCTGAAGCACCAGGGCTCACAGCACTTCTAAAGTACTTCATATACATAGATAGGTTTTTGTAATTGGACACCTAATAGCAAACTCCCACAGAGTTTAGCAATTAGCAGAgtatttctttgcctttttgaGAGAAATAAAGTGCTTTTGGTTCCCTCCAAATCCTTTCCCCCATGTGCCACAATGACAAGCCCATCTTTGTTTCCTGACAGACACAAACTGACTGAACCTTTgcatttttcccctccccaaTCATGTATGTCTACATTAATCTCCTAGTATTTCAAGTGCATTGTCTAAAGCAGCTGAAAGCACCGTGGGTCCAAAAAAGCTGAAGAACCCTAAAGACTCCCATAAGATTTCCGTTCCTTCTAGTTTCTCCCAAAATACTCCTTTTTCATACTCTGCTCAGGGTTAAGATGCCCTTGTACTTAATTCCCAGTCTAGAAAGTTTTTGGTGTCCCTTTCAATTGACTCATTCCAGTGTACCACCTCTCTTAACAGCACTGGAGCAGATtctgcagagcactgctggaCGCTACTGTGTGGGGGATGAAGTAAGTATCTGAGAGAGCCCTGTGTGCTACTGCAGGACTGAAAAGCCCAGTATCTTCCCCtaaatgaggaaagaaaattagttGAGGAGACAAGAGTACAACCCCATCCAGTGCCTAGAATTACATGTAGTGCCTTCACCATAACAAAGAACAGCTGCATGGATGCTAGTTAGGCCATTACTGACTGGCAGAGAGTTATGGAGATGTTTACTTGTCCCTGCCTATAACCTGCTGGTGGCCAGATTCTGCAGCTGTATCTAGGATCTGGTTGGTACTAGAGGATGTGGAAAAAGATGATCTATAATTTCATCTTTATGGGATTTGGACTTCAACATGTCCTGTCATACAGACAAAGCTTGGCTCAAGAAACTTGGTTCAGTTCTTAGCTCTGCTCTATGGAACCTGTAACCAACTTGTATTTTTCTGCTCTGATCATCCAGTTTTAACATGGACAGATTTCACAGAGCTCACATGAAAGCTGTTCTGACCCTTACCAAACTAGAGGCCTTTTCCATTTATTAGTTCTGCTGCCAGGCAAAAGATCTTCCCTATAAAAGCCTTAGAAAAAAGGAAGGCTCCTGCATTATTGTGGGATGCAGAGAATTGTATAGCAGCAGCCTTATGGAGCCCTTGGTAGGCAAAGGCTACTTACAAGATCTAATGTTGGAGAATAACATGTGCTTTGAGAGGCACCCAGGGCCTTGTGACctggggagcagggtgggagcagctgcctctgtcTGTGCAgacaggcagccagcagcactgccattAAGTCTTCCTTTCAGATTGCAAGTCTCTGAGCCTGTGTACAGAGGCCCTATCACATATCAAGTCTTGACATTGGCAGGACCTGCTTTATATTCCTGCAGTGCAAACAAGCAaaatttatttaactttttccagCCATGCAAACACCCCTCTCCCTCCATCACCTCCCTCTGCAGCTTGCCAGCAGATGTGTTTGCTTAAAGGTAGTTGCCATAGAAGCACAGTGTCCTTGAGGTCATAATGATCAGCTGGTAAATATAAAGCTCCCTAAAAGCTTATGGCTTCTCCTAGTAACTGCAATGAAGTTCTTTTTCTTGTACTGTTGCTGTAGTATTAATGCTGAATTAAATAATTAGATCATCATGACAACTCCTCTGTACTGGCTGATAAAATAATTCCTGTCCTGGTCTTAAAGTCTGCCACCACTGGGAAGTGTGAGGGGACAGGCTGTGAGTTATTCTAACCTCTTTTCTCTGCTATATTTGCAGGTTTCCATGGCTGATCTGTGTTTAGTGCCTCAAGTTGCCAATGCTGAAAGGTAATTAAGGCTGAGTTTGAGATATTCTTCAACACACCTACTTATGCTGGGCTTAAGGTAGAGCTtaccttctgctgctccttATGCCTGTTAGAAAGtatccctcctccctgccctatCCACCTCTGTTTCTTCTCTCTACAAATTTTCCTACTTCATAAATACTGTGTCTTTTGGAAGTAATGAATTGTGGTCTCCTTTTAGAGGCCCCTGGGGAAACCTGATCTATGGCCTTAGAAAAGCTGAGGTTGCCCACACTCCATGTTCTCTGTACCTGTTTCCTTTATTCTTACACTGCACACAGGAAGAAGAGATTAATCAGACTTTAAATAAAGCCTTAAACCCATACAAGTAGGCTGCATGATTCCCAGGAAAAGCAGGGTCTTCCTACCTTGTACTGCACATTATGTAAAAATCTGGTGAAAAATCACACAATCGCagaatcatttgggttggaagggaattCTGGAGGTCACCCAGTCCAATTTCCCTGCTAGAGGAAgtggcacaggattgcatccagcTTGGTTTTGAGTATCTCTAGAGAAGGAAACTTTACAACCTCTCCAGGCACTAATTAATCTCTGTAGCATTTATTTGTGAACCTACAAGGATGAACCTTTTCTGTTAGTGTACATGCCTGTGAGATTCTCCCATACTAGGCAGGCCTATCACACTGCTCTGCACTTCTGCTCACTGCTGCACTGCCTCTCCAACTCCTAGTACTTCacaaattcttttccttttacagATTCAAAGTGGACATGGGTCCATATCCCACAATAACCAGAATAAATAAAGCTCTCTTGGAGTTAGAGGCCTTCAAAACAAGCCACCCTTCCCGGCAGCCAGATACTCCTGCAGAGCTGCGAGCTTGAAGCCTTTCTGCTCATTACATCTACAAAGCTGCCATGATAAAGAAGACAACACCTACAGGCTGAGTATGACTTTAGTGCCAGTGCCTTCCCTTTCATCTGAGTGGGAAGGACAGAGGACCTGGAAATAGTGTGGATGACTTACAGGAGCTATGCCTGTGCTGGAATACGGGCAGCTACTAGTTTTTTTCTATGCAGTCTATCTCCATGAAGCAGATTAAAGCAGAAGTATCCATAATGATCAGAAGTTCCCTCTGTATGGCTTTGCGCTGGGGAATGTGACCACAAACAACTGTGAGGCATTGAGTCAATTCTATATTCCCCACAGGGGCTACTTCTTCCCACCATCTACAGAAAGAGCATCAGGGAATGAGTGTACACAGTGTGCTTATCCTTGGAGCTGCCTCAGAGCCACAGCACAGTCATCAGCTCCTTGGATATAAACAATCAGATCTAATCTCTGCTGGAAGATAGCTTAACCCTTGTTGGGGTCTTGAAAGAGCCAAGTTGGCGGCTCTGTCACCCCTTGCAATAATAAGAGCCGTCACATGGATTTTATGAAAGGTCTGCCTAGAGCAAAGCTAGGTGATGGTGCCTTAGACAGCAAGGCACAACCAGCTCTCTTCCCTACAATGAAAATtatgttctcttctttttctcatcCTCAGATACTGCTCTAGGTGGTTTCCTGGCCTTCAGCTGCAGACTGTTGCCCAAGGAAATCCCACCCCAGATTCCCTCCAAACCAGAACCATGCCTGTGTTTTTACTGTAAAATAGCAGCAATAAATACCATCTCACTCATCCCAAATGAAACCAAACACCTAAGTCACCCACAAAGCTGAAAGCACCCTGGGAATTCCAGCTAAAAACCTGTAGGGCAAAAAAGGAACCCATAACCTTTGTCTGTGTTCTTGTGCAGAGTCAGCTCAGATCCCACTGAATGTTTTGGCACCTGAGCCCAGATACTGTATACAGGTACCCTAGGAAAACAATACCCATGGCATTCAGACCTTATGGACCCACAGTCTCTTGTACCAAGGTGCCATTCACCTACATACAGATACCTGCCAAGTTGCTTGGACTCATTTATTGCCATCCATGTCTGTATCTAGGCTGGTGCAGAGCCTTGCTGTTCAGGCTCATTCTGTGAATCATGCATTACCCTAGGTCCAGCTGGATCTTGAGGGTGCTGTTATAAAAGGTCCCAGCACTGTTGGAGCCCCCAAAGACCAACACCGTGTGCAGCTTCTGCTCCCCTTTGTTCTCCTTGTCCATATCCATCACGTGGGCAGGAGTCAGGTCAAGCAGTGTGTGGCCAGCTCGGGGAACAGAGCAGAGGTCATGGTGGATCACTGTGCTCCATGAAAGAGTGTCTGAAGTGGAAAGGGGATATCAATACTGACAAGCCCATTCCTAGTGCAAGGGATGACACAAATGGACTAGGCTAAGTGTTCAGAAACAccactgcagccccagagctaTCAAAACAGTGCAGGAGAGTCACTCACCTAGGTGGAAGACAAAGGCATCTTGCAAGGCTCCTCTGGCATTGCAGCCTCCACTGATCAGAACCTTCTGGTCcgacacagccagagctgcatgAAAGCTGTGACCAAAGCAAAGTCAAAAGGTGACTGCAACAAAACCTGCTGGGATGGCCTCAGTCAGCAATGGGCAGGGATTGGCAACTTGATTAGGAGGTTGGGGGCTTAAGCTGCAGGAACAAAGTTGACTTCTGCTTCTCTCTACCCTGACTTGCAGAATAACCCTAAAAGAGAGATGTTTGCCTCTGCAGGTCAGGCCACAATCAGGCCTGAATAGCAATTCATTATCTCAGAAGGAGCTATCAAAACTCCtatgctctgctctgtggggtgAGGTAGCAGGGTAGCTAGGCTCTGCACAGATTTAGATCATTGTTCTAGTGAGCAATTCTGTCCCTTTAGGAACAACATAGTCCTGGTACAGGAGCTTCTTCCTCTGTGTGGCACAACACCTGTCCAGGCACTGTGAAGACCAAACAGCAGGCCATACAGTTTACTAGCACACAGCAGAAACCTTACCCTAGCCTGAAAGAGAGATTTCCAGGGAGACTACGGAATATCCCTGCACACCATACAGGCACCAACAGCACAGGAACTCCTGGCCCCACAGTGGAGAGAAGATCCACTGTATTTTGACTAGTGGAACAGAGATATGCAGCTGGGTCTGATTACAAGTACTGTTTAAACCTGGCTTCAAAGAGAAATGACAGAAGATAGCTCCTGGGTCTGCAAGAGAGTCTTACCTACGTGCAGAAGGCTGTCCTGCCAGGAGGGGGACTGATGTGTACTCCATGAAACCTGACAGACAGAGAAAAGGCAGGTGAAACGTCCAAAAACCTCAGCCTCATAACTAGACAAAAACTTAGATACTCTGCCACATCAACAGTGCCTCTGCCTTATCTGTTACCCAACTTCTTCCAAAAAAgcattgttttttcttcttcccctccCTTATTGCCccagaaaggtttttttttaacccctAGTTTTTCATCTCCATTGCCTAGACAGGAGTTTGTATAATGCTCTTGCTATTTTCCCATTGAGCACACCTCACTCCCAAGTACCTGTCTTGGAACAGACCTTCTCAAGGCTCAGACTTTCTTACCCAGATCCAGAATGTGCATGTCACTGAGGTAGACAGAAGTCCTCTGACCCCCAAAAATCACCAGCTTGTTTTTCAATAGGGTAGCTGAATGCCTGGGCAGAGAGCAAGCAAATTAATAAAACATCTTCAGCaagttcccaaaacttccatttTAGCCTTGGCCTCTTCTACTGGGCTGCCACAGCTTCAGTCTACACCTGGGACAAAATCTCATCAGGATTCACAACAAGAGGTACTGAAAATCCCATTGCTCTAAACACAGCCCTACCTTAAAGAATACATGGTGGAGAGCAATCACCTAATATTTAAGAAATCACACTGGTGTGGGGGGGAAGATAAGTAGAGGTTTCCTGAACTATTTTGGATAGCTGGAATTAAAGCACTCTCACCCAAGCCTAGGAAGAGGCTTCTCCCCTTCTGAAATGGGCTGATACCAAATTTCATGCTCTGGATTGAAGACATAGAGCATATTGCTGCAGGGTGCAACTGCCAGCGATGCCTTTCTGGGGAAAGTTCCTCCAAAAACAAAGAGCTCCTTGTTGTAGATAGTTGCACTGTGGTAGGCGAGCACTGGTATCCTCCCTTTAGCCTAGAAAGattgaatatatttttgttaCAAGAAGTGCATTATTTGCTGCATGACCTATAGGAAAGGGGCTCACATCATGCAATGAGTTTGACAAGTCTCAATTTTCACTTTATTGGCCCCCCTGCCAGATCTTTGCTGCACAGGCAGACAGTACATTCTTTGCATTCTTTGCACCAGAATGCTCTGATAAGAAAAGGAAGTCAGCCTCCCACACCTTCCTCAGAAGATGTCAGGGAACAGAAAGATCTCATCCAGGCTTACTCTGTAAAAGCCATTTTGTGCTTTACCAGGAAAGAGACAGTCCCATGCTGACAAGGGCTCAGAATTCTGCTGTACTCAGGGCAGTTCCTGATTTGAGAAGACTGGCTCTGCACCTCAGCATCTGGTGCTGCCCTCAATTACACCATATAAAATGAGAGGCCATTTCCCTCCACTACTTGTACAGTACCTCCCACCATTGAGCTTAGTCAGGCAGagccctctgcagcagcaatttTTTCCCATTGCTTCATTCACTGTAGGCACAGCTCCTGGTTTCTGTTCAGCATGTGGCTTTTCAACACAGCCTCCTAATACCTGTCAAACCCAGCTAGGCACCTCAGACAGCCTGCACCAACAGT
It includes:
- the GSTZ1 gene encoding maleylacetoacetate isomerase isoform X1; translated protein: MSAAAAAAKPVLYSYFRSSCSWRVRIALALKGISYDLVPVNLIKDGGQQFSAEFKALNPMQQVPALKIDGITLSQSLAIINYLEETHPNPRLLPQDPKKRAKVRMIADHIASGIQPLQNLNVLKQMGEKKMEWAQNCIMSGFQALEQILQSTAGRYCVGDEVSMADLCLVPQVANAERFKVDMGPYPTITRINKALLELEAFKTSHPSRQPDTPAELRA
- the LOC131085078 gene encoding uncharacterized protein LOC131085078, which produces MEYTSVPLLAGQPSARSFHAALAVSDQKVLISGGCNARGALQDAFVFHLDTLSWSTVIHHDLCSVPRAGHTLLDLTPAHVMDMDKENKGEQKLHTVLVFGGSNSAGTFYNSTLKIQLDLG
- the GSTZ1 gene encoding maleylacetoacetate isomerase isoform X3 encodes the protein MSAAAAAAKPVLYSYFRSSCSWRVRIALALKGISYDLVPVNLIKDGGQQFSAEFKALNPMQQVPALKIDGITLSQSNLNVLKQMGEKKMEWAQNCIMSGFQALEQILQSTAGRYCVGDEVSMADLCLVPQVANAERFKVDMGPYPTITRINKALLELEAFKTSHPSRQPDTPAELRA
- the GSTZ1 gene encoding maleylacetoacetate isomerase isoform X4, whose translation is MQSRPCGARSRRALSAGRDGDERRRRRRQVLYSYFRSSCSWRVRIALALKGISYDLVPVNLIKDGGQQFSAEFKALNPMQQVPALKIDGITLSQSLAIINYLEETHPNPRLLPQDPKKRAKVRMIADHIASGIQPLQNLNVLKQMGEKKMEWAQNCIMSGFQALEQILQSTAGRYCVGDEVSMADLCLVPQVANAERFKVDMGPYPTITRINKALLELEAFKTSHPSRQPDTPAELRA
- the GSTZ1 gene encoding maleylacetoacetate isomerase isoform X2; translation: MASEKPVLYSYFRSSCSWRVRIALALKGISYDLVPVNLIKDGGQQFSAEFKALNPMQQVPALKIDGITLSQSLAIINYLEETHPNPRLLPQDPKKRAKVRMIADHIASGIQPLQNLNVLKQMGEKKMEWAQNCIMSGFQALEQILQSTAGRYCVGDEVSMADLCLVPQVANAERFKVDMGPYPTITRINKALLELEAFKTSHPSRQPDTPAELRA